AAAGCCTACTGTATATACTTTCAGGGTTATCTATTGCTACTACATTGAGATACCTCTGAACTGTAATATGCAAAGGTGGTTATTTCAGATTTGTATTCTTGCACAGTGTAGCAACAACAATTTCCGCTTTGTAACGACAATCAGAAAACGACAGTAGCAGTGGAGACTTTGTTATGCTGCAACTACAACACCTTTTGCTAGTACAATGTCaaacacaaaagaaagatataTAGAGGGGTGCCTCaactgattttttttcattcctTATTGTATATACAGTGTTGGATTCCTGATGTTTATGTAGATGGCAAAAGGCCATAGAGAAAGAGAGGAAGCAGAACAGGAAAACACTCATATCTCACAGATTCTAAAGTTACAAAAATACTTCCTTTCTTCACCAGAGATTATCAGACCATGTTCACCTTCCAAATGTACAACTCTGTCTCTAAACATTATTGCCAAAGAATGCAAGTCATCACTCAGCATACTACAGATGCTTGGTCTCAAATAACAAGACTGGCAAGAAAATGAGAAGTTTAGCCTTCCATACTCAAGTTAGGATGATGATTCTGGCAAGACAAAATGGATGAAAAACAAACGTCGACCTCATCCTAACCTGAAAACGAAATGAAAATAATAAACCAAATGATCAAAGAGAAAGAAGTAGCAAGGAAAAGGATGTGTAATGAAATTACCTAAGGTTATGTCCCCAAGTATTCCATTAAATCATCATCATGCAGCAAGTCATCAATATCTGGGATTGGGCTACTGATACTGATATAGTCTAAAGGCAATCCCTCGAAGGAACTGCCAACAAACTTATCTTGTTCACCATAGAAAGGAAAATCTATAAGCTGCTGCATGTCTCCAGGAACAGAAGTTGAATTTCCACCTAGTATATGGTCACCATAGGGAATGTTATCAGTAGGTGACCTGACACCCATGGGAACCACATGATGATCCATCATAGATAGTGGTAGTGACTGTTTCGGTGGCAAGGTATGATAACTGCTGGGCAGATTATTTAAACCAGGATCAGCATCCACTGTAAAATTATTTTCAGATCTTGACCTGGCACTGGCACTATTTTGATAAGGTAAATGCTGCCCTCCCACATATATGCTTATAGGAGTAGCGTTTGCAGCTGGGGCACCATCGAAGTTATTACCCTCAGCACCAGGAAGATGGACCTGTACTTGATTATCTCCTCTGTGGTCTAAAGCTTCATTTGTGGTGCCCCCATGGTTGAAGCTAACAATCTGGGTAGCCATGCCTTGGATTTCTACTTGATCCAGTTGGTTCATATCAGGAATCAAATTCCTTGGGTTTTCTGGTGCATCATCAACACTTTGTACATCACGCTCAATACCAGTGGAGCTGTGACGTGCTCTTTTCCTCTTTGGTGGTTTTGTTCTCCCTGCCTTACTAGGAACAATCTGACTAGGGCGTTTATTGTAGGCCCTTTCCCTCCCTCTTTTCGGGACATGCTCCTCAGCAGATTGTGCAACAGGAGACAGATCTTGTTCATCATCTTTAGATGATGTAGAAAGAGGAGCATCCTCAAAAGCATCAACATCATACTCATTACCGCTGCTGATTGTTTCCCCATTTCTGTCTTCTAGCAAACTGTGGTGAGTAATCTCTGATACACCATTGTCAATTCTGTGAACAAGCCTTTCTTCTCTCTGCAGAACTCCAAGCCAAATTAGGCTCTCTTTTGCGGTCATTTTATCCTGCAAGCATTTTGACTTGCGTACTTGATTTCTGATCTTATCA
This portion of the Panicum virgatum strain AP13 chromosome 2N, P.virgatum_v5, whole genome shotgun sequence genome encodes:
- the LOC120661078 gene encoding ETHYLENE INSENSITIVE 3-like 3 protein; translation: MDQLAILATELVDSSDFEVDGVPNLTENDVSDEEIEPEDLARRMWKDRVRLRRIKERQQKLALQQAELEKSRPKQISDQALRKKMSRARDGILKYMLKLMEVCNARGFVYGIIPDKGKPVSGASDNIRAWWKEKVKFDKNGPAAIEKYESENLVSADAQGGGIKNQHSLMDLQDATLGSLLSSLMQHCNPPQRKYPLEKGTPPPWWPSGKEEWWIALGLPSGQMPPYKKPHDLKKVWKVGVLTGVIKHMSPNFDKIRNQVRKSKCLQDKMTAKESLIWLGVLQREERLVHRIDNGVSEITHHSLLEDRNGETISSGNEYDVDAFEDAPLSTSSKDDEQDLSPVAQSAEEHVPKRGRERAYNKRPSQIVPSKAGRTKPPKRKRARHSSTGIERDVQSVDDAPENPRNLIPDMNQLDQVEIQGMATQIVSFNHGGTTNEALDHRGDNQVQVHLPGAEGNNFDGAPAANATPISIYVGGQHLPYQNSASARSRSENNFTVDADPGLNNLPSSYHTLPPKQSLPLSMMDHHVVPMGVRSPTDNIPYGDHILGGNSTSVPGDMQQLIDFPFYGEQDKFVGSSFEGLPLDYISISSPIPDIDDLLHDDDLMEYLGT